One genomic segment of Octopus sinensis unplaced genomic scaffold, ASM634580v1 Contig13460, whole genome shotgun sequence includes these proteins:
- the LOC115229662 gene encoding Na(+)/H(+) exchange regulatory cofactor NHE-RF3-like: MTEILLNLDACKEGFGFGLIEDEETKSQRISNIVPQSPAEMSGLQEGDKVLMIDKYDINKLSYKKALSKIKKSKKKLRLKILRREGGGVLERVPEGEGTSEEVVVQQCEEGLERVPEGVPEGVRVPESECLDDGIVKENEEVIVEEREEILEGVPEYSARDCEVRAKEGGTFGFTLVMNEDKHLIANVIANSPAADAGVREGDIVVQVNDVNVEKMEHEEVVELIKGREGSVSLLVVDECAYQYFFDRKLTISSECVEHVTNFG, encoded by the coding sequence ATGACGGAGATTTTACTCAACTTGGATGCGTGCAAGGAGGGGTTCGGGTTTGGGCTGATTGAGGACGAGGAAACAAAGAGTCAACGCATCTCGAACATCGTCCCTCAAAGTCCGGCGGAAATGTCAGGACTGCAGGAAGGGGACAAAGTGCTGATGATTGATAAATATGACATCAACAAGTTGTCCTACAAAAAAGCCCTCTCCAAAATCAAAAAATCCAAAAAGAAGCTGCGCCTAAAAATATTGCGAAGAGAAGGTGGAGGAGTGCTGGAGAGAGTGCCCGAGGGTGAGGGGACATCCGAGGAAGTAGTAGTGCAACAATGTGAGGAGGGATTAGAACGAGTGCCTGAGGGTGTTCCCGAGGGAGTGAGAGTGCCCGAATCAGAGTGTTTGGATGATGGAATAGTGAAGGAGAATGAAGAAGTAATAGTGGAAGAGCGGGAGGAGATATTGGAAGGAGTCCCCGAGTATTCAGCCCGAGATTGCGAAGTGAGGGCGAAGGAGGGTGGCACTTTCGGGTTCACATTGGTGATGAACGAGGACAAGCACCTCATCGCCAACGTCATTGCCAATTCTCCGGCGGCTGACGCGGGTGTGCGGGAGGGGGACATTGTGGTGCAGGTGAACGACGTGAATGTGGAGAAGATGGAGCACGAGGAGGTGGTCGAGCTGATAAAAGGGAGGGAAGGGAGTGTGAGTCTGCTGGTGGTGGACGAGTGTGCCTATCAGTACTTCTTTGACAGGAAATTGACTATTTCGAGTGAGTGCGTCGAACATGTCACCAACTTTGGTTGA
- the LOC115229664 gene encoding M-phase inducer phosphatase 3-like, with protein sequence MATVIRGSPPKLSINHNFLTQRTLLDYFGVHKNVVSHSVDKQQSFCRSVVDKLIGDSGKGVLNGGYDVYGRLKTLSTHTMAGLASIHNHMDCHISIFDCRSMPEFVGGHIINAIHVTDSTSLLSLFEHFQTLHSSSPRRFYLFVFYCEYSSLRAPVLARKFLALSQGHYVFLDNVYLLDGGYKLFYEYYKGLCDPPRYVTNTS encoded by the coding sequence ATGGCCACAGTGATCAGGGGTTCCCCTCCCAAACTATCCATCAACCACAATTTCCTTACGCAGAGGACACTGCTGGACTACTTTGGTGTGCACAAGAACGTGGTGTCCCACTCTGTCGACAAACAACAGTCATTCTGTCGGAGTGTGGTGGACAAGTTGATTGGGGACTCGGGGAAGGGCGTGTTGAATGGAGGATACGACGTCTATGGCCGACTCAAGACACTTTCCACGCACACCATGGCAGGACTGGCCTCCATTCACAATCACATGGACTGCCATATCTCCATTTTCGACTGTCGGTCAATGCCCGAGTTTGTGGGCGGCCACATCATTAATGCTATCCATGTCACTGACTCTACCTCACTCCTCTCCCTCTTCGAACATTTCCAGACCCTCCACTCCTCCTCTCCCCGCAGATTCTATCTTTTTGTATTCTACTGCGAATACTCCTCTCTTCGGGCACCCGTCCTCGCTAGGAAGTTCCTGGCCCTATCCCAGGGTCACTATGTCTTCCTCGACAACGTGTATTTGCTTGATGGGGGATACAAACTCTTTTATGAATACTACAAAGGTCTCTGCGACCCTCCCCGCTACGTCACCAACACTTCCTGA